The genomic region GGCATATGTCCAAGCTCGATTTCGCTTAGCACGGTGGCGGGTCGGTTGCTGAATACCAGCACACGATCGGCAAGATATAGCGCTTCGTCTATATCGTGGGTAACCAGCACGACCGTAGGCCGCTCTTCTTCAATCAGGTCTTTCAGAACACTTTGCAGTGTCATTCGTGTCAGTGCATCGAGTGCGCCGAAGGGTTCGTCGAGCAGCAATACTTCAGGCCGTGCGATAAAAGCCCGGGCTAGAGCGCAACGCTGTCGCATACCACCCGATACCTGATGCGGGTAGTAATGCTCAAAACCAGACAGCTCTACTTTTTCCAACCATTTGTGGGCCTCTGCCAACGCCGCCTGCTTTGGCGTGCTCTGAAACTCCAGCGCCAGAGCCACGTTTCCCGCCAGCGTCAGCCAGGGGTATAGAGCGTGCTCCTGAAATACCAGAGTGCGATGAGGTGAGGGTTTTTCAACACCTTTACCGTTCGCTGTCAGGGTGCCGGTCGAAGGCTTCTCAAGGCCAGCTAGCATATGCAACAACGTGGATTTGCCACAGCCAGACGGCCCGACAAGAGCAACAATTTCGCCGGTTTTGATTGTCGTACTGAAATGCTCAATGACGTTGAGGTCGCCAAAAGACTTTGTCACGTCGTTGAATGTCAGTTCCATATAGCCCACCGATATATTCATATATACCATAAATGCATAAAGAGACTATATGTTATTACTAAACACAAAATCAAAAAAGGGCTTTCCAGATTTTTTATCGGAATGGTGTTAAAGCGGGCGAGTAACTGAGAGAGAAAAGCAGGGTTAAATATTGTGAGGGAGGAGTACTGATGCCTGCCGGGCATGGCCCGACAGGCATCTATATCGGTTATTTGTCAGCGGGCCTTTCAACGACTTTGCGCTTGCCCTTGGCACAGCGAGACAGCGCCTTCAGGCCTTCCTCATCAAACGCATCCACCCGGATAACGTCATAAAGGGCCGTCAGTGCCTCTTCCAACTTGTCGCATTCATCGGCCTTAACAATGCCTTCGGCGCAGGCCCAGTCGACCAGTTCCTTGCGCTGATGGCCCATCAGCAACGCGATGCCGTCTAGGTCGTCTTCATCACGGTTGCGGATGGCATCGTGCAGACGTTTGCGCATATCGGCGGTTTCGTTTGCCAGTTTGTAGGCATTCAGAACCCGGCCGAGGGGATCGTCAGTATCCATGGTGGTATATGCACCACGGCTGATGCGTTGGCGTAACGGCGTGTCCTCCACAATGCTTGCGGCCACGCGGGTGCCCAGCTTGTCATCCGGCCCGTTGAGGCCGGTTGCACCCAGCGGGAACACTAACAGGCGCAACGGCCAGCGCAGGGCAGGTACCGGGAAGTTGATGATGGCCTCGCGCATGGAGTTTTGCAGATCCCGCAGGCAGGTTTGCAAGCACCAGTCCACCAGCGGCCGCTGATCGGCCGGGTAGCCTTCTTCATGCCACTGTTTGATCACTGCTGAGGCGTAATACAACTGCACCAAGCTGTCTGCCATGCGCCCGGACAAGCGTTGCTTGGCCTTGAGACCGCCGCCGACGGAGAGCAGAGTCACGTCGGTCATCAGAGCAAACCCTGCCGAGAAACGGGCAAGCTGGCGATATGATGATTTGATATCGCCCTGCCTGGGAACAGATTCCAGCAGTCCTCCGGTGAGCCCTAAAAGCAGCGCACGCAGAGCGTTCCGTGTGGTGTGGGCTAGGTGCTTGTAGAAGATGCCATCGAACTTCTTGGTGGCCTGGTCTTCGTCTTCCATGCCGGCGGCTGCAATTTCTTCAACAATGAACGGATGGCAGCGAATAGCGCCTTGGCCGAACACCATCAGGCTTCGGGTCAGTATGTTTGCGCCTTCTACCGTAATCCCGATGGGCACGGCATTGTAGGCGCGGGCCATGAAGTTGCGGGGGCCGGTGATCACACCGCGGCCTGCCACTACGTCCATGGCGTGGTTGATCACTATTCGCATCAGGTCGGTGTTGCGGTATTTCAGCAGTGCTGAAGGCACAGCAGGCCGAACGCCACGGTCCAGCATGCCAGAGGTTAGCAAGCGCGCGGCATCCATCATGTAGGTATAGCCGGCGATGGGTTCCAGAGCTTCCTGCACGCCCTCGAACTGGCTGATGGAGCGGCCAAACTGCTCGCGAGTATAGGCGTAGGAGCCAGTCGCCAAGCTGGCAACCTTGCCGGCACCGGTAGCCAGCCCAGGCAGAGAAATAGAACGGCCGATGGAGAGGCATTCCAGCAGCATAGTCCAGCCCTTACCGAGCATGTC from Marinobacter sp. LV10R510-11A harbors:
- a CDS encoding ABC transporter ATP-binding protein, which translates into the protein MELTFNDVTKSFGDLNVIEHFSTTIKTGEIVALVGPSGCGKSTLLHMLAGLEKPSTGTLTANGKGVEKPSPHRTLVFQEHALYPWLTLAGNVALALEFQSTPKQAALAEAHKWLEKVELSGFEHYYPHQVSGGMRQRCALARAFIARPEVLLLDEPFGALDALTRMTLQSVLKDLIEEERPTVVLVTHDIDEALYLADRVLVFSNRPATVLSEIELGHMPKTHDLSAFADIRRDVLNKLGIDTDTTPAHAGKTGETV
- a CDS encoding acyl-CoA dehydrogenase, yielding MSVLLLLISALILIYLGVGGTTAALVMSIATLVGVFQDEWHIASILFGGLFLALALILVIPSELRLDKFSRPLLGWVRSRLPKLSSTEEEALKSGSVDWDGELFSGKPQWSKLLDARPAHLTSEEQAFLDGPVEKLCAMLDDWKITHEHYDLPDKAWKFIRENGFFGLVIPKEDGGMGFSNTAHSEIVMKISTRSVSAAVTVMVPNSLGPGELLMHYGTDEQKKHYLPRLAGGEEIPCFALTSPVAGSDAGAIPDKGIVCKGQWNGEEVLGLKVTWNKRYITLAPVATLIGLAIKVYDPDSLLGDVREIGVTCVMVPRDTEGVNAGARHLPMNTVFMNGPTWGTEVFIPMEQVIGGQDMLGKGWTMLLECLSIGRSISLPGLATGAGKVASLATGSYAYTREQFGRSISQFEGVQEALEPIAGYTYMMDAARLLTSGMLDRGVRPAVPSALLKYRNTDLMRIVINHAMDVVAGRGVITGPRNFMARAYNAVPIGITVEGANILTRSLMVFGQGAIRCHPFIVEEIAAAGMEDEDQATKKFDGIFYKHLAHTTRNALRALLLGLTGGLLESVPRQGDIKSSYRQLARFSAGFALMTDVTLLSVGGGLKAKQRLSGRMADSLVQLYYASAVIKQWHEEGYPADQRPLVDWCLQTCLRDLQNSMREAIINFPVPALRWPLRLLVFPLGATGLNGPDDKLGTRVAASIVEDTPLRQRISRGAYTTMDTDDPLGRVLNAYKLANETADMRKRLHDAIRNRDEDDLDGIALLMGHQRKELVDWACAEGIVKADECDKLEEALTALYDVIRVDAFDEEGLKALSRCAKGKRKVVERPADK